A single genomic interval of Sinorhizobium garamanticum harbors:
- a CDS encoding heparinase II/III family protein, which translates to MVFSGKQRLLYLYLREGWRRFSRRIALGRLTAMRFAGSTPDRLIVAPTDLRAIDPFVAEEILEGRFPLAGRVLDTEGESPFEIDLPSHEFAVRLHSFGWLRHLRAIRDDAGYVRLRQIVDDWIGSHGRSIGDISWEADVIAQRIIAWLSHSPVVLRNAEHGFYRRFLKSLAFQVRYLRHIADTVCDGEARLRVRMALAMASVSMPASPSAIRKASRNLDLELDRQILPDGAHSSRSPRAGLELLLDLLPLRQTYVNLGHDVPTRLIPCIDRMYPALRFFRHQGGELALFNGATSVLAHELASVLRYDETAGEPFHSMPHAHYERLSLGETVVIMDTGRPLSIDLSRSAHAGCLSFEMSSGRNRFVINSGAPKFAGERFRQMARATAAHSTVTVNDTSSCRFSQSRFLGPIMTSGLSTVLVERRDEPGRIESVWASHDGYLASFGLLHERDISVLNGGRLLRGRDRLSRGDGGDPHAANAVARFHIHPAIAMRRASDSEIYLVAPDGEAWLFACRDGEVAIEEDIFFADPSGVRASSQIAVTFDAAAQPEIQWTLTRES; encoded by the coding sequence ATGGTGTTTTCCGGTAAGCAAAGGCTTCTTTACCTGTATCTGCGGGAAGGCTGGCGTCGATTTTCGCGCCGCATCGCGCTCGGCCGCCTGACGGCTATGCGCTTTGCCGGGTCAACGCCCGACCGGCTGATCGTTGCGCCGACCGATCTGAGGGCGATCGATCCCTTCGTTGCGGAAGAGATTCTTGAGGGCCGCTTTCCGCTTGCCGGCCGCGTGCTCGATACCGAAGGCGAATCCCCCTTCGAGATCGATTTGCCGTCGCACGAATTTGCAGTCCGGCTCCATTCCTTCGGCTGGCTGCGGCATCTGCGCGCGATTCGCGACGATGCGGGCTATGTCAGGCTCCGGCAGATCGTGGACGACTGGATCGGCAGCCACGGCCGCAGCATCGGCGACATCTCATGGGAGGCCGACGTGATCGCCCAGCGCATCATCGCCTGGCTGTCGCATTCGCCGGTGGTGCTCAGAAACGCCGAACACGGGTTCTACCGCCGCTTTCTGAAAAGCCTGGCTTTCCAGGTTCGCTACCTCCGGCACATTGCGGATACGGTCTGCGACGGCGAGGCGCGCCTGCGCGTGCGCATGGCGCTCGCCATGGCATCCGTGTCGATGCCGGCCTCGCCTTCCGCGATCCGCAAGGCCTCCCGCAATCTCGATCTGGAACTCGATCGTCAGATCCTTCCGGACGGAGCGCATTCCTCGCGCAGCCCCAGGGCGGGGCTCGAGCTTCTGCTCGATCTGCTGCCGCTCAGGCAAACCTACGTCAATCTTGGCCACGATGTGCCGACGCGGCTTATTCCCTGCATCGATCGGATGTATCCGGCCTTGCGCTTCTTCCGGCACCAAGGCGGCGAACTCGCGCTTTTCAATGGTGCGACCTCCGTTCTGGCACACGAGCTCGCCTCGGTGCTGCGGTACGATGAAACGGCCGGCGAGCCGTTCCACTCGATGCCCCATGCCCATTATGAGCGGCTGTCGCTCGGTGAAACCGTTGTCATCATGGATACCGGGCGCCCGCTTTCGATCGACCTTTCGCGCAGTGCCCATGCGGGCTGCCTCTCCTTCGAGATGTCGTCGGGCCGAAACCGCTTTGTCATCAATTCCGGCGCACCGAAGTTTGCTGGCGAACGATTTCGGCAGATGGCCCGCGCGACCGCAGCCCATTCCACGGTCACGGTCAACGATACGTCCTCGTGCCGCTTTTCCCAATCGCGTTTCCTGGGGCCGATCATGACGTCCGGGCTCTCGACGGTGTTGGTCGAGCGAAGGGACGAGCCGGGCCGCATCGAGTCCGTCTGGGCCAGTCATGACGGCTATCTCGCCTCCTTTGGGCTGCTTCATGAACGCGATATCAGCGTCTTGAATGGAGGCCGGCTGCTTCGTGGACGCGATCGGCTTTCGCGAGGGGATGGCGGCGATCCGCATGCGGCCAATGCCGTTGCCCGCTTTCACATCCACCCGGCGATCGCGATGCGACGGGCGAGCGACAGCGAGATCTATCTGGTCGCGCCGGATGGCGAGGCGTGGCTCTTCGCCTGCCGGGATGGGGAAGTAGCGATCGAGGAGGATATCTTTTTCGCCGATCCCTCGGGCGTGCGGGCCTCGTCGCAGATAGCCGTCACCTTCGACGCTGCTGCACAGCCGGAAATCCAATGGACCCTTACCCGCGAGAGCTAG
- the purH gene encoding bifunctional phosphoribosylaminoimidazolecarboxamide formyltransferase/IMP cyclohydrolase, giving the protein MAVASKKIPAPDEVRIRTALLSVSDKTGIVELARALHEKGVRLVSTGGTHKALSDAGLPVSDVSELTGFPEVMDGRVKTLHPGVHGGLLAIRDDAEHVAAMDKHGIAAIDLAVINLYPFEEVRAKGADYPTTVENIDIGGPAMIRASAKNHAYVTIVTDPADYAPLLEEIAGGTTRYAFRQKMAAKAYARTAAYDAAISNWFADALDTPMPRHRVIGGVLKEEMRYGENPHQKAGFYVTGENRPGVATATLLQGKQLSYNNINDTDAAFELVAEFLPEKASACAIIKHANPCGVATAPSLAEAYRRALACDSTSAYGGIIALNQELDTETAEEIVKLFTEVIIAPSVSDEAKAIIARKPNLRLLATGGLPDPRVPGLSAKTVAGGLLVQTRDNGMVEDLELKVVTKRAPTAQELEDLSFAFKVAKHVKSNAIVYAKDGQTAGIGAGQMSRVDSARIAAIKAEEAAKALGLAEPLTRGSAVASEAFLPFADGLLSAIAAGATAVIQPGGSMRDEEVIAAANEHNVAMVFTGMRHFRH; this is encoded by the coding sequence ATGGCTGTCGCCTCCAAGAAAATCCCCGCCCCGGACGAAGTCCGGATCCGCACCGCCCTCCTCTCGGTTTCCGACAAGACCGGCATTGTCGAGCTCGCGCGTGCTCTTCACGAAAAGGGCGTGCGCCTTGTTTCGACCGGCGGCACGCACAAGGCACTGTCGGACGCCGGGCTTCCCGTCAGCGACGTTTCGGAGTTGACCGGCTTTCCGGAGGTCATGGACGGCCGCGTCAAGACGCTTCACCCCGGCGTTCATGGCGGCCTGCTTGCCATTCGCGACGACGCCGAGCACGTGGCGGCGATGGACAAGCACGGCATTGCCGCCATCGACCTTGCCGTCATCAATCTTTATCCGTTCGAGGAGGTTCGCGCCAAGGGCGCCGACTATCCGACGACGGTCGAGAACATCGACATCGGCGGTCCGGCGATGATCCGGGCTTCGGCGAAGAACCATGCCTATGTCACCATCGTTACCGATCCTGCCGACTACGCGCCCCTCCTCGAAGAGATCGCCGGCGGCACGACGCGCTACGCCTTCCGCCAGAAAATGGCAGCGAAGGCCTATGCCCGCACGGCAGCCTACGATGCCGCGATTTCCAACTGGTTCGCCGACGCTCTCGATACGCCGATGCCGCGCCATCGCGTGATTGGCGGCGTACTCAAGGAGGAAATGCGTTACGGCGAAAACCCGCATCAAAAGGCGGGCTTCTACGTGACCGGTGAAAACCGGCCGGGGGTTGCGACCGCGACGCTACTGCAGGGCAAGCAGCTCTCCTACAACAACATCAACGACACCGACGCCGCCTTCGAACTCGTGGCCGAGTTCCTGCCGGAGAAGGCTTCGGCCTGCGCCATCATCAAGCACGCCAACCCCTGCGGCGTTGCAACCGCGCCGTCGCTTGCGGAAGCCTACCGCCGGGCACTCGCCTGCGATTCCACCTCGGCCTACGGCGGTATCATCGCACTCAATCAGGAGCTCGACACCGAGACGGCGGAAGAGATCGTCAAGCTCTTCACCGAAGTCATCATTGCGCCGTCCGTCAGTGACGAGGCGAAGGCGATCATCGCGCGCAAGCCGAACCTCCGGCTGCTTGCGACCGGCGGCTTGCCTGATCCGCGCGTGCCGGGTCTTTCCGCAAAGACGGTCGCCGGCGGCCTGCTCGTCCAGACGCGCGACAACGGCATGGTCGAGGATCTCGAACTCAAGGTCGTGACCAAGCGCGCACCGACCGCGCAGGAGCTCGAAGACCTGAGTTTCGCCTTCAAGGTGGCGAAGCACGTCAAGTCGAACGCGATCGTCTACGCCAAGGACGGCCAGACGGCCGGCATCGGCGCCGGTCAGATGAGCCGCGTCGATTCCGCCCGCATCGCCGCCATCAAGGCGGAGGAAGCCGCCAAGGCGCTCGGTCTCGCCGAACCGCTGACCCGCGGTTCTGCGGTCGCATCGGAGGCGTTCCTGCCTTTCGCCGATGGCCTCCTGTCGGCAATCGCCGCCGGCGCCACCGCCGTCATCCAGCCGGGCGGTTCGATGCGCGACGAAGAGGTGATTGCCGCGGCAAACGAGCACAACGTTGCCATGGTCTTCACGGGCATGCGCCATTTCCGGCATTGA